AGGACTAGGAGCCTTACCTAGCAATAAAAAATTGTCTTGACGTGAATTTAACCATCAATAAAAACACTTAAGACACGGTAAGCCTAAGAGGCCAATAAAAATTGAGCAACTTGTCACAAATGAGAATCATCAATAGCGCAGTTTAGACAGACCAAAGCACACATCTCAAGCCTATTGTTCGTAGCCTGAAGCATCTTGTGAAACCAGTATGAGTCAACGCAAAGCACCTTATTTTCCTCTAAGCAACCAATATTTCTACCTGGTCTTTTCTGTAATTCTATCTTTTTTGTTTGGGTGGTCACTGGAGGTCCATCTATTAACATCTAGCGGCTTGTTAGATTAATAAACGGTTAGATACTGACCAGAGCATATAAAGAGAATAGATATAAGTAAAATACAAACTCTACAGTAGACAAAGATCCCATGGTTATAATGAAAAATATATACCGGATCGAAGAGTTAAACCCCTTCCACGAATGGCATTTTCATGGATCAACAGTAGACCAACAGGAAGCAATTAACTGGGCACAAGACCTATGCACTCAGATCAAACGATCAGTGCGCGTTCTGGATCAAACAGACAACATAGTAAAACAATTTGATGCTGAAAAGTTAACAAAGTAGGGACTATGGAGGACTGATGGGAGAAGTATTCATAAGCATAAAATAACCTACATGGGAAATGTTCGATAAAACCTAACTTTCAATGATTCAGAATGATGACGACAGGTGATTGAATTGATCTAAGAATAGACGGCTAGACAAAAGATGCCAATTAGACTGAAGACTTCTGACAATTACAAATGCTCGACAAATATACCTGCTGAACTATCGTGCGAGTGAAATAATCGATAGCCTTAGAACGCAAAATTTTAGACTCATTGCGAGAACAAGACATTTAAAGAGATACGACGTCCAAATCAACCAACAATAGTTTAAAGTATTAAAACATTAAAATGTCAACAGTAAATAATGAGCAAAAGAAATTAGCACAAATAACCAATTGCAAATAATATCCTAATGGGTCCCGGATACTTTATTTTCATCACATGGCTTCCAATAATTACCAACTTTGAAAACAGTATTACAACCCATTCTTTGAGCAGCAAGACGTGCGAGTTTTTCGTTTGAATACATCAGTTGACTTTCAAGATGAGATTTCTTTAATGCATGGGGATGTGAATGATGAATATGAGGCATTTGTTGCTTAGATCCGCTTAAATTAACGAAACCCATGCTCAACGGACCAGCGGTCCAGACCGCCATAGTGTTTAAACCAACAGAAAGTAATCCCATACCGACAACAGACGCAGTAATAGCTCCCATGGAAACAAGTCCAATGCCAACAACACCCATTGGCACAATGCCAATACAAACTACGCCCATAGGAACAATACCGATAGCTACAACTCCGAGTGGTGCAATGCCAAATGCAATTTTCTTAGGTTTTGAGCCACAGTGCTCTGATGTATTGGAGTTAGAAGCTGATGATTCAGTAGCCATTAGTCCGAATAGTATCTCTCTCGTACACTAGACATAGGAGTAACAGTCGAACATTACATTTAGCAGTTGACCATCAAAAGAACTGAATGGGACTCACATGAAACTGATCTAACAATCAAAAAGCACAGTCAGCTTGATTGCGATTGGGTGGCAACGACATGTATTTCCTCCGCCAGTTTTTTGATAGCCGCTAGCGTTTCTCGATCAGTCTGGGCCTGTTGTTCAGCGATTTCACTTTGTATATTCTGACCAACAATAATGATTGACAACAAAACCAGCTGGAGAAATGTTTCAGCAATCCAGGAAACAATTTCTAAAGGATCTTCTGATGACAATGCTTCGGGCAACGAGATCAGCGCTATGAAGGCAAAAAGATAGGCGCAAGTCATTGTACCTACTTTTTCTGTGACAAAAAGAGCAACTTGTTTATTGAAGTCTCGGAGAGGCATAATAGGAGATGATCTGATGGCGAATTTACAACTTATAACTCATGAAAGTGTGAATTACCAGAATTGTTTGGATATAAAGTCATATTCAATTAAAACGACGGCTGATGTAAAAGAATGGATCATAAATCATAACCTGTCGAATGTGAACATGCTCAAGAGCACAATCACAATTAGAGAAAGAGCTCATTTAATCCAAAGATTCACAGATACTCTGAAGACTTTTCAGACGTCAATCGAATCAATGCGAATGCAATGGAGAACAAATGCGAAAAACTTTTATGATGAGCAAAATCAACGTAAATGAAGCCAGACGAATCATTGTGGAGCCACAGTCCATTCTAAAGACTCCCAGCCAAGACAAAGCAATCATGATCGAAATCCTTACGTCCATCTAATGCCTTGCATTGAACATAAAAAAATACAAGCTTTGAAAGGGGTAGTTTTAATCAAGCGAGTTTTGGTAATAAAATGTGCGCCGCTGAGAGACACAGCAAAAAAAGTATGCCCTTAAAGGGTTAGCCATAATGCTTAAATTGTTCTAAGCGGAGATAAAATGAGATAAGACCACGACGATTTTCATCATGATGAAGACAACATCAATGAAGGAATCTATGAATTCAGGAGAAGATTCTATCAGATTCATTACAAACAGGAGCTAATGGTAAGACCATCATGCAGCATAAAAAGCACCACTAAGCACTCTCAATTCAGATGAATCTAATTTCTGGATTCAGGTCTGACGCTTGAAGGTATAGCAACCTCCGTGGTAGCCGGTGAAGGGCTGGGCGTAGGTGACCAGTTCCCAGCCTTGAGCACCGAGTTCATTCATCAGCTGAACAAGGCTGACCTGCTGCGGATGGTTTCTTGAGATCAAGGGCTTGTCGTCCAGCCAGAGCTCCTCAATCTCGCCAGTCCAGCTCTTGCCACGGGGAACGAAGCGCAGCTGTGTGTATTCCCAGGCCATCAACGCTTTATGAGTCGATGGACTCTAAAGCCATGAGCTAAAAATTGAGCGCATCGCCCCCCACCGCGTGATTCAAAAAACATGAAACGGACCAAACGGTTTTTGCTGGAGGGGCAGTGCGATCATTGAAAACAGTCACAGGCAAAACAATTCCAGGCAAGAGACCAGCAACACGATGGCCAGCTCTGAAACGTGACAACGCTTGAAAGGACACCACCTATCAAAACCATGTCATGCTGTAGTTCCTGAACCTGAGGTCAACGGTGGACCGTGAAGGTTGGTTCAAGGGACTGACCAACTCGAGCAGAAGCGGCAGAGCAACGCTCACGAACAGTTGTTCCCGCTCAGCATGACGGATCAGGATCGAATGACTGAATGCAGAAGCGTTGTGCTGCATTACAAATCTAAAATTTGAGCAATGAACAAAAATCCGAGGCTATTTCTGGTTGTTCTAGGAGGGAGAAGCGCCGATTGTCACATTGAACTGCACGATGTTCGTTGGGTTGTGGGAGCAAACATTGAGGAGACAATTCCGAAGCTGAGACAAGAATGGTTTGGATTAACCACCGGACTGCATATCGACAGTTACAAGGTAATCCAGCATGTTGATGGCTACACCATTGAGCTATTCGAGAGACACGAGGAAGAAAACTCGAAACAAACGACGTCGTTAACCGCAAAGAACGAAAAGCTTTGGTTCATCAACCTAGGAGGCTACGACAGAAACTCGTTACAGGAATTGCATCAATTCGGCCTGGTCGTGGCTCCCAGTAAACAAGCTGCAAAGGCACGGGCACGTCAGCGTTGGCTAAACACAGCCTTGCAGGTCCATAAGGATGACTTACACAGCATCAACAATCTGGGTGCAGTCGATGACTGTTTACCCATCTTCCAGCTTGAAGGATGGCAAATCCTGCTAAAAGCTGAGCCAGGAATACCTGAAACGGAGCTAAAGCCAGATTGGTTTGGATATTGGCGAATCGATGGAAGAGTGCCGAAACCCCGGCCTGAGTAACGGAGGTTTTGATCAGTCAATGATCAAGAGCAGATGTAAAGTCAAGTGAAACTAAGGAGTTGGCTCACCTAAATCAGAGCATGGCTCGGAGTGATTTCAGTCATATTTAACCTGAACATAGATCTTCAGTAGATCATCGCTTTAAGAACTGTTCATTTGTCCTGGCCATGATCTCAACGAACAAGTGTCCTGATGATAGGGGTGAGGGAAACG
Above is a window of Synechococcus sp. BIOS-E4-1 DNA encoding:
- a CDS encoding DUF1543 domain-containing protein, translating into MNKNPRLFLVVLGGRSADCHIELHDVRWVVGANIEETIPKLRQEWFGLTTGLHIDSYKVIQHVDGYTIELFERHEEENSKQTTSLTAKNEKLWFINLGGYDRNSLQELHQFGLVVAPSKQAAKARARQRWLNTALQVHKDDLHSINNLGAVDDCLPIFQLEGWQILLKAEPGIPETELKPDWFGYWRIDGRVPKPRPE